Proteins co-encoded in one Spirosoma endbachense genomic window:
- a CDS encoding YebC/PmpR family DNA-binding transcriptional regulator yields the protein MGRAFEYRKARKMKRWGQMAKTFTRIGKDIVIAVKNGGPDPDTNGRLRAIIQNAKAANMPKENVDRAIKKASSKDQEDYKEIVYEAYAPHGIALVIETATDNHNRTVANVRSYLNKLGGSLGTQGMLDFLFDRKSVFRIPADGIDQEELELELIDVGGDEIEFDDEANQYVIYGEFTAFGSIQKFLEEKGYDIKQAEFERIPNDYKELTDDEVADVEKLIERIEEDDDVQMVYHNMR from the coding sequence ATGGGAAGAGCGTTTGAATACCGGAAAGCGCGTAAAATGAAACGGTGGGGGCAAATGGCAAAGACCTTTACCCGCATCGGAAAAGATATCGTTATCGCCGTTAAAAACGGCGGTCCTGACCCCGACACCAATGGTCGTCTGCGGGCTATTATCCAGAATGCCAAAGCGGCTAACATGCCGAAGGAAAACGTAGACCGGGCGATCAAAAAAGCTTCGTCGAAGGATCAGGAAGACTATAAAGAGATCGTTTATGAAGCCTATGCTCCACACGGCATTGCGCTCGTTATCGAAACGGCAACCGACAATCACAACCGTACGGTAGCCAACGTTCGGAGCTATCTCAATAAACTCGGTGGTAGCCTCGGCACCCAGGGTATGCTCGATTTCCTGTTCGACCGGAAATCCGTCTTTCGCATTCCGGCCGACGGTATCGATCAGGAAGAGCTGGAACTGGAACTGATCGATGTTGGGGGCGATGAAATAGAATTCGACGATGAAGCGAATCAGTATGTGATCTATGGTGAGTTTACGGCGTTTGGTTCTATTCAGAAGTTTCTGGAAGAAAAAGGCTATGATATCAAACAGGCCGAGTTCGAGCGCATTCCAAACGACTACAAAGAATTAACCGACGACGAAGTTGCTGATGTAGAAAAGCTCATCGAACGCATCGAAGAAGACGATGACGTGCAGATGGTGTATCACAATATGCGATAG